The following are from one region of the Plasmodium cynomolgi strain B DNA, chromosome 1, whole genome shotgun sequence genome:
- a CDS encoding ATP synthase lipid-binding protein mitochondrial precursor (putative): protein MNKFFFNTLNSSLFQNFKFKSSFLSSGYFAANRSISTRIGGTSFCSELNKANCFVKYYHTSPFISKTVNTTNCNALLQSDERSCVNQKLGVRHDSGIASLSAAIALMSVGGVAQGIGNLFSALVLGTSRNPSIKDELFTYTLIGMGFLEFLGIICVLMSAVLLYS, encoded by the exons atgaataaattttttttcaacacgCTAAATTCGTCGCTGTTTCAAaacttcaaatttaaaagcTCCTTTTTGAGTTCGGGATATTTTGCGGCCAACCGAAGTATCTCGACCAGAATTGGCGGCACCTCCTTTTGCAGCGAACTGAACAAAGCCAACTGCTTCGTGAAGTACTACCACACGTCTCCGTTCATCAGCAAGACGGTTAACACTACCAACTGCAATGCGCTCCTGCAg AGTGACGAACGAAGCTGCGTCAACCAGAAACTAGGTGTGAGACATGACAGTGGAATCGCCAGCCTGTCCGCAGCCATTGCGCTGATGTCCGTGGGAGGG GTTGCGCAAGGTATCGGAAATTTATTCTCAGCCCTGGTGTTAGGAACGAGTAGGAACCCTTCAATAAAGGACGAGTTGTTCACGTACACGCTGATCGGGATGGGATTCTTGGAATTTCTGG GTATCATTTGTGTCCTGATGAGTGCTGTTCTGCTGTACTCGTGA
- a CDS encoding hypothetical protein (putative) gives SVDINNNEVSEILCIICKIYQYVNDNFFINEVIILEYMDNYFSLFDFILKNEIVVSNYMEDESYLKALPQYKCKRIVLDIVTRLFSRYVNTNYNKCNNEITEKFCQAFLNKWLCPFFEDLIIILQSYHKNKKTLTDECLVYILQGLSYGVENALIYKNYIKNNFEFLVRDVIFPLLCYNDDDVEKFLCDQYDFTMNIFNTYIVEDKKVSATSFIKDLTRYRGSKHISELFHLCENVISTYNQNYHMVYSKFATQGNQDEAMVEELLRNEFCKYKYGALKILECLYSRLCDKKRNMNIEQFLKTYVENDLNNPNHLVCYQSIVTYCCFIKKVQHFSDVNGLVGNYEVILNHIGSTSLLIRVASASYIKKFFKIKNDYLKSVIIKSIPILIERLLNVIKEVKCEYIVMTLDNLAYTYKDYITPYVNDVVITLCTSFVFLINKKDEEESAHNSLENSLRHNNPELTSHTQE, from the coding sequence TCCGTCGATATCAACAACAACGAAGTTAGCGAAATACTTTGCAtcatttgtaaaatatatcaatatgtgaatgacaattttttcattaacgAAGTGATAATTTTGGAGTACATggataattattttagtCTCTTCGATTTTATactcaaaaatgaaattgtcGTCTCCAACTACATGGAGGATGAGAGTTATTTGAAAGCCTTGCCACAGTACAAGTGCAAGAGAATCGTTTTAGACATTGTCACTCGTCTCTTCTCTCGATATGTAAATACAAATTACAACAAATGCAATAACGAAATTACGGAGAAGTTTTGTCAGGCATTTCTCAACAAATGGCTATGTCCCTTCTTCGAAGATCTTATCATCATCCTACAGAGTTATCACAAAAATAAGAAGACGCTAACTGATGAATGTTTGGTTTACATTCTACAGGGATTATCTTACGGAGTTGAAAATGCCCTTATCTACAAAaactacataaaaaataactttgAATTTTTGGTAAGGGATGTTATATTCCCTCTCCTTTGCTACAACGATGATGATGTAGAAAAATTCCTTTGTGATCAGTACGATTTTActatgaacatttttaacacctACATTGTGGAGGATAAAAAAGTCAGCGCTACGTCTTTTATTAAAGATTTGACTCGCTACCGTGGATCGAAACACATCTCGGAGTTATTTCACCTCTGCGAGAATGTCATCAGTACGTACAATCAAAATTACCATATGGTGTATAGCAAATTTGCAACACAGGGGAATCAGGACGAAGCTATGGTGGAAGAATTACTTAGAAACGAGTTCTGCAAATATAAGTATGGCGCcttgaaaattttggagTGCCTCTACAGTCGACTGTGcgataaaaagagaaacatgAATATAGAGCAGTTTCTAAAAACGTATGTAGAAAACGATTTGAACAACCCGAACCATTTAGTTTGCTACCAGTCTATCGTCACTTACTGTTGCTTTATTAAGAAGGTGCAACACTTTAGCGATGTTAATGGCCTCGTGGGCAATTACGAGGTTATTCTAAATCATATAGGTAGCACCAGCCTACTTATCAGGGTAGCCAGTGCGtcctacataaaaaaattctttaagataaaaaatgactACCTCAAAAGTGTGATTATTAAGTCTATTCCTATTCTCATTGAGCGTCTACTCAACGTGATTAAAGAGGTCAAATGTGAGTACATCGTCATGACTTTGGACAATTTGGCGTATACATACAAAGATTACATAACGCCCTACGTTAACGATGTGGTTATTACCCTTTGCACgagttttgtttttcttattaacaagaaggatgaggaggagagTGCGCACAACTCGCTGGAGAATAGCCTAAGGCATAACAACCCAGAGTTGACCAGCCACACACAAGAGA